TAATATTGACTATTGGACTGGATCGATCTTTTAGATCTCCCAATAGTTCATGATCACCAAGGCGACATAAGGAAACTAAATCAACCCCTAGAGATGATGAGAAAACCAATCTTAAACGTAGAACACGTTCAAGATCTAGATCAGTGGAAGATTCTACAGATAAGAAGGATGAAGCTAGAGGTCAAGGTCAAGATCTCGTGAAGGCCGGAAAAGAACCAGAGACACATCCCGAAGTTCTGATGATACTGAACCGAAACAGAGGGGGAGGTCTAGGTCTAAATCATTGGAAGTAAACAATGACTCTCATGAGGATATTAATGTTGCTGAAGACATTAAGGAGGAGAGGAGGGGAAGATCTATGTCTAGATCATTGGAAACTAAGCACAAGTCTTCTAGGAGAAATGAGCTGGACGAAAATAAAGACACAGGATCGCGTAGGAGGTCCAGGTCGAGATCAGTGGACGGTAAGCGTAGTCATGCCAAGGAGACACAGAGCAGGGACAAAACGTCCAAGCGTAGTAGTGGAAGAAGGTCGAGGTCAGTGTTTTCTGAGGGTAGGCATAGGAGAGAGAGAAGGCCATCCCCTGAATACTCTGATGAAAATAAATCATCATCAAGACGTAAGGGACACTCGAGGTCGAGAGAAAAGAGGGAGAGTTCAAGAGATAAAATATCTAAACGTCATAAAAGATTGCGGTCAGCTTCTCTTGGAGACGACAATGGAAAAGGTGATAGGTCACCATCTCCTATTAGTTCTGAATGATTAGCTGTTTAGATAGTAGACTGGCCTTTTCTCCAATTCAGACGCTCTCCTTCTCTATTTTTATTCTCAATGCCACTTTCGATAAACTGCTCAAGCTTTACAAAAATTGTTTCTGCTTCACTTTAATCTTCACCCAAGATAAAATAAGTGTTTCTCGGTTTCTTAGATTAGTGATGAATTAGAAGCTAAAAAGATGTACTGCTTCCTCATTGTGaggaaaatatttatataaatgatgaTTGCGATTTGATTTTCTTCAAACCTTTTCAAACTTTCCTCTGTGGAAGCAACTCAGTCAAGTAACATTTGCAATAAACATCATTAAATTTGTGTACTTATTTCAATCTTACATAGAAACTCGCCTTCTTACATCATTAAATTTGATGATGAAAAGCACGACAGAAAATACAACGATTTAGACACACAAACATGACATACTTGATAAAGAACAGAAACAACGATTTAGACACACTTGATAAAGAAAAGATACAACAAACATCACTTGAATTTCATTCTCCGTTACTTAACGCCTTGATTAAACAACACTTCGTAAGTTCCCCCTTTAACCCTCTCCATCTCATCCTCCGGCAACGTCACCATCACAACCCTCTCCTCGTTCTCAGCCGCCAGAAAAACCACCACCGCTCCGTCGTCTCCTATCCCTTGAACATTACAATACACCGATGTTGGAGATGCTTCCTTTACTTTCGCCTAGTAGATCTCTTCACCAGCTAAGGTTCGAGACCATAATTTGAaaaagtgagaaagagagaatgGATCTCCCATGATATGTGCCCAACTTAAGCCGAAAGCTAATCCACCGCACTTAAACCGGATCATCTACAGCAATAAAACCAAAGTAAActtatattttacttttcattGGCGTGCATCGATGCATGTCAGTATGTGTTCTTTCGCTAATTGAGTACTGATATTTCATGCTCTGTTAAGCATCtgaaacattatattttaattacatGTCATCAATacttcttataaaattataaaatctgcaaaaaaatagttttttccCGCGAGTTCCAGGCGAAAGCTTGATGGTCATGTCGCAAAAAGGCCATCTCCTTGcatgtttatgttttatatttttatactagAATAAAACATGCGCCTTTCACATGATGAATTTATTTGTATGTATTATtgacaattttttatatatttgatcattttatttatacatatataatgttttttgttattattatataattttttttcgacAGACcggattatttttattaaaaattttattcagTGTTGAGAGGCTTTTGAAACCTGCattatagttatattttaacGTGGACCAATCAACATTACCTCAGGTATTTGTTAATTCAAGATTTGttttaagataattataatacaaattttaatagttatggacaattgtttttaattattttggttataatCTTCAAAAGCGAATATCTCAATAATTTTCTAAGCTTGTTAGGTCAAACTATTTAAGCCTATATTATCGATTAATCATACAGAAAATAAAAGCTAAATTcgtaaaataaaatgaaacataaaaaaaaggagaataaaattaaaaaaaaaactaaaatatgatgattgaTTACAAAAAGGGTCCAATGGCTATTGTcctcttcctttctctttttgGTTTATTGCGAGGCACAGTAAAGTTATTTCTCAAGTCAAATCCGGTTTAAGCTTTAGTTTTGGTTTAGCTCAGTTCATCTCTACTCGTGGATTTGGTATGAAACATAAATAGtatagaaaaatacattaaagtaaaagaaaaaagtgaAGGAGAGAAAAAGGCAGAAAAGAATCAAATTATGTTACAGACTTACAGTTGATAATGGATCACATTCACAGGTTTCATTCCTCGATTATAAAATCCAACGGCTAAGATATGCTCTCTAAACACTTTCCAGCAAGATCATTATCCCATCATTTATTACATAACAAACCCACATATATTTCGAATTATACCCACAAATATCTTTCTATAATAACATACAGCTGTAAGAATTTAATTCCCACTTCGATCCCCCTTAAAAAAGGACCACCATAAAAAacattaatgatttttttggcatttttaaaattaaaaacggAAAAATACAGAAATCTGTCCctgtaaataattttcttttcgggttgtaaagaaataaaaacgagCATGTGATGTTGATGAAGAAGGGTGCCATTATTTAAGCGGAATCATCGGCGTGAGAGTTTTCCCTTTTTACCCTCGGCTGTATCCCGTAATAACCAACGTACCACTTGACGAACTTCCTCAACCCCGCCGCGAGATCCGTCGTTGGTTTATACCCAAAGTCTTTATACGCCAAGCTCACGTTAGCATGCGTGTAAGGCACGTCACCGTTCCTAGGCATTTTGATCAGATGCTTCTTCGCTTTACTCCCCAACAATCCTTCCAAGATCGAAACCAGTCTCCCGACAGGAACCGGAGAAGTGTTCCCGAGATTGTAAACACGTAACTGAGCCGGTCCTCGCTTCTTCCCGCCGCTTCCCGTGCTTTTCTCCGCCGTGTCCAACGCACCGACACATCCTTTAACTATATCGTCTATGTAGGTGAAGTCACGCGCCACTTCTTGATTGTCTTGCGTTCTGTAAATGTCGATTGATTTGCCGTGGAGTATGGCTTtggtgaagaagaagtaagCCATGTCGGGTCTTCCCCAAGGACCGTAAACCGTAAAGAACCGGAGACCGGTTAAGGAAAGACCGTAGATGTGATTGTAAGTGTGGGCTATCTCCTCTCCTGCTTTCTTCGTCGCGGCGTAAAGACTCGCCGGCTGATCAGTTCTGTGCTCTTCGGAGAACGGGTTCTCGGTGTTGAGTCCGTAAACGGAGCTGGACGAAGCCCAGACGATCGCGGGCTGAGGATTAGCTGCTTTAGCTACCTCGAGGAGGTTAACGAGACCAGCGATGTTTGAGCTGATGTAAGACTGAGGGTTCTTCATGGCGTAACGAACTCCGGCTTGAGCTGCTAAGTGAAGGACGTGAGTGAAAGGGACGACGTCGAAGAGCTTACGCAAGAGAGGACCGTCGTTGAGATCTCCTTCCACGATGAACACCTGGTTCTTCTCTAGAAGCTCTTGTCTTGCTCTTTTGAGCGATGGGTCGTAGTAGTCGTTGAAGTTGTCGAATCCTAAAACTCCATCCCCGCGTTTTCGAAGCGCGATGGAGCAGTGGGATCCGACGAACCCGGCTGCTCCGGTCACGAGGACGGAGAGACCGTGTGGTCGTTTTGGTGTTGAGGATTGTCTCACGCGCTTCTCCCACGCGGCTCCTTCGCCtagggaggaggaggaggaagagaagatGCCTGTTGATAAGAAGCTGCGACGGTGGAGATGGTGTGATGCGGCGGAGTGGCTGTCGGAGAGTGGATGGTAGTTGATAGCGAAGACAAGGACTAGGACAAGAGCGACGAGGAGTGTTGCTCGGAAAAGAACTTTAGAAGACGCTTTGAGAACTTTGGTACTGTGGATCTTGCGGAGGTAGCTGTTGTACCTCTCCAGCTTCACCGTCTTGCTTGTGTCCGCCGACGACGCCGACAGTGGCATTTCGTCTTTTTGATAAGAAAAACTCTAACTGGTTTTAGCTTTGTATGTGGATTCTTATCCTTGGTATCAAAGGGGCTCGAAACAATCTTAATTCGCAAAatgatgtttattttttttagagggtttgagagtttctttttCGAGCCCTGGAAAACTAGCAAGGAAAGATCTGATGATTATAAAGAGAATGAGGAAATTTGGTGGTCGGGAACTACCTTTTCTGTAATTAAAATAATAGATCAACGAGTTAATTTctagaataaataaaagtactgttgtattttacccaaaaaaacaaaaaggacTGTTGTAATTGTGATGGTGACGTTGGTTTTTTCACACGAGTGTTTGACTGTTCTCCATTAGTATACAATATAGGAAAGTTCTTACAGAGTTTACTTTTGCTATCATTAGAAAGTCATTTACTTATTTTCTAGTCAAAGATCTATCTGTTTATTAAGGGAAGAGgaactattttattttcacaccaaAACTATCGTATAGTAACAAATATACATAATCTTTTAACTTCGGCTTAACTGCACACCAATTAAATATAACAGCCTATTTTTACAAACGATGAAAGTTCAAAACGTGTTTCCACACATACCAATACCAAGATTAGGCTTGATTTTAATGGCTTATGTCATTAAGACTAGTAAACCAGTTCGTATCCGTTGATATTGGTACAATCCGGTACAAACGAAGATCCGACTAGAGATCGATTTAAACCTGACCTGAAACCCTTTTAAAAGCTTCCAAATTGATTTCATCCTTTAAAAcccaaaaatctaaaaatctaaaGAAGAGATTTTGTTTCCCACAGAGACAAACCCATAAAGAATGAGTAATAACTCTGGAAAACAGAGAGAGACAGAAAATTGATGAAATTACCTGATTGAATCCAAGCGGAGGAGCAACGACATTCTTCGCGACAGAGAGATAGAGGAAGATGATTTGGGAATTTACGTTTTTAGGGTTTTCAATTGGCTTAAGTCGGGTCTTGGGTCGGATTATTAGATCCAATTGTATTAGGTTGATTTAATCCGGTTTATATTCTCTAATGGGTCATTTTTGGTTTAGTAAGCTTAGTCATTGGTTAAGTTTAAAAATAGAGAACACTAACCATCTTAAAACTGTTATTTGTTGGTATTAGTTCGTCCTTCAAAGTTTAGAGATAAACAGGTTTTGAACTTTCACGTATGTGGAAATAGGTTGTTATACTTAACTGATGTGTCATTAGGTCGAAATTAGAAGATTATGTACATTTGTTACTATATAATAGATTTGGTGTGGAAATGAGTCCTCTTCCCGTTTAGGATTAACTAATAACTACTATTAAGCTTTGCACCCAAAAAAACCCAACTATAAGTTGCTTCATTACTACTAGATATCAAAGTTTGTTGTATTCTTTAACTTTACAGAATgtatgtttatgatttttttaaaggcTGCAAACAATAGTCAATAGAATtgttatttatcttttttttttataatcgtAAAGACGAGAACAAATAAATTTCAagagatattaatatatataaaataattttaaatgaaataacAAATATGCTAGATTTATCTCAAATTTCATGGTATCAAATCATAATCCCATGATACCAAATGCATTTGTACAAAAAACACCATCATTTTTTAGGATAATATTCCTTGCATCttcaattcatttttatttctctctataatagtatttagagacaaatctatttttatcttctaaaatatatctctattttcaaaagaataaacaagttttttttcttttactctatgaaaattttattttaaaaatatgcattAGAGTAAACTTTActtcaattataaaatttctctatttaaagaaaaaaatattaaaatacattacAGATGATCTTATGTTTGATCACCATTGTGATTATAGAATTAACTTGATTTTTGCgtacatttttttatgttttttgaaaacgaattttagggtaaaatatataactaattcactctttattaaaaattaaatctagTTTAATAAGTGGTATATTAAGCTAAATAGATTttaatatacttaatattttcttaatttatgtaAGAGTGTCAAAACGAAATTGTTAGAGGAGATAGAATATGTATTTGAAAGAGTATGAAAAGGTAGTTAAGATCATCTTCGATATTATAAAACATGAACTAATTAACTAAgtgatttaataatatagtaGGGACTGTTCTATGACTTAACAGTAAAGTGTGTGCATACTTTCATATGGAGTTTTTTGTTAAGAATAATAAGACTTGTAAACTATGGATCTTCGTTGTCGAAGTATATAACCAAATGATTCTAATAACTAAAGAATTTTTACAGATTGATTAAGCAAGAGGACAACCCCACTTCTGTCTGTCTTCTGGTGAAGAAATGACAGTATTGTGCCCATGTGACTCCCTCCACATGTTCTTACGTGTGAACAATTGGACGAATTTTTATTTGCTGACTTATTTATTTCTTCCTAcattatgtttttatatcatAATCATATATTGTGA
The Brassica napus cultivar Da-Ae chromosome A1, Da-Ae, whole genome shotgun sequence DNA segment above includes these coding regions:
- the LOC106434077 gene encoding UDP-glucuronate 4-epimerase 6-like, with product MPLSASSADTSKTVKLERYNSYLRKIHSTKVLKASSKVLFRATLLVALVLVLVFAINYHPLSDSHSAASHHLHRRSFLSTGIFSSSSSSLGEGAAWEKRVRQSSTPKRPHGLSVLVTGAAGFVGSHCSIALRKRGDGVLGFDNFNDYYDPSLKRARQELLEKNQVFIVEGDLNDGPLLRKLFDVVPFTHVLHLAAQAGVRYAMKNPQSYISSNIAGLVNLLEVAKAANPQPAIVWASSSSVYGLNTENPFSEEHRTDQPASLYAATKKAGEEIAHTYNHIYGLSLTGLRFFTVYGPWGRPDMAYFFFTKAILHGKSIDIYRTQDNQEVARDFTYIDDIVKGCVGALDTAEKSTGSGGKKRGPAQLRVYNLGNTSPVPVGRLVSILEGLLGSKAKKHLIKMPRNGDVPYTHANVSLAYKDFGYKPTTDLAAGLRKFVKWYVGYYGIQPRVKRENSHADDSA